In Rhizobium sp. ZPR4, a genomic segment contains:
- a CDS encoding contractile injection system protein, VgrG/Pvc8 family yields the protein MALDELDDTLTNEGFSQVDRIIRIETVLGTDVLFAERLDYQAGISELCELRVDVRAKDGEIDPRRLIATLTNVSLEIGEGQGMAWNGLVQGVTAGPPLSRGGRAYTLMIRSQLSLLSQKSAWRAGAFQPFHRFARTGAGDTASPAAGGMWFRL from the coding sequence ATGGCGCTTGACGAACTTGATGACACGCTGACGAACGAAGGTTTTTCGCAGGTCGATCGCATTATCCGGATTGAAACGGTTTTGGGAACCGATGTGCTTTTCGCCGAACGCCTCGATTATCAGGCTGGCATCAGCGAATTGTGCGAATTACGGGTGGATGTGCGAGCCAAAGATGGCGAGATCGACCCCAGAAGACTGATCGCAACGCTTACCAACGTGTCGCTGGAAATCGGAGAGGGACAAGGCATGGCCTGGAACGGACTCGTTCAAGGCGTAACCGCCGGGCCACCACTGAGCAGAGGCGGGCGGGCCTATACGCTGATGATCAGGTCGCAACTGTCTCTGCTCAGCCAAAAATCGGCCTGGCGCGCCGGAGCATTCCAACCGTTTCATCGCTTTGCCCGCACGGGTGCCGGCGACACCGCATCGCCCGCCGCAGGAGGAATGTGGTTCCGCTTATAA
- a CDS encoding site-specific integrase, whose protein sequence is MVKRAGVALTKKVVDAAEKQAKRYHLWDSELAGFALRVEPSGVKTFMIKYRANGGGRSATQRWLVIGRFGPLTPDQARKIAKIKLGSVAAGADPASELQAKRREMTMTALVDLYEKEGCVIQRGKRQGEPMKPKTKAYTLARLRNHVVPLLGTRRAPEINPGDIERFVADVTAGKTAKDEKVGPRKRIIVRGGDGAARKVVRDLSAVFSFAQRSEIVKRNPCETAAVRKTDNRSERYLTLEEITRLGAALDELEAEGVNPKAVNIARLWALTGCRRDEIAGLRWSEFHADEGLLILGDSKTGKSLRPLGAAAVALLKSIDKIDGSDFVFPAERGDGHYQGIKTMWSKAITKAELPGVTPHTLRHTMGSTATSTGEALALTGAILGHENPRSTAIYAHVQTDPSRQAAERVSAKIAAALAGRLGSGVASLQSIDAVEMLVRSLVEQFAQRGVDAMQIAALMGQIAQDE, encoded by the coding sequence ATGGTCAAGCGGGCAGGTGTGGCGTTGACCAAAAAGGTCGTCGACGCCGCCGAGAAACAGGCGAAGCGCTACCATCTCTGGGACAGCGAGCTGGCAGGCTTCGCCTTGCGTGTCGAGCCCTCCGGCGTGAAGACCTTTATGATCAAATACCGCGCCAATGGCGGCGGCCGCTCAGCGACGCAGCGTTGGCTGGTCATTGGCCGGTTCGGACCGCTCACCCCTGATCAGGCTCGTAAGATCGCCAAGATCAAGCTCGGCAGCGTCGCCGCCGGTGCCGATCCGGCAAGCGAGCTGCAGGCCAAGCGGCGCGAAATGACCATGACGGCGCTCGTCGACCTCTACGAAAAAGAGGGGTGCGTCATTCAGCGGGGTAAGCGTCAGGGCGAGCCGATGAAGCCCAAAACCAAAGCTTACACGCTCGCGCGGCTCCGTAATCATGTCGTTCCACTGCTCGGGACGCGCCGGGCGCCCGAGATCAACCCAGGCGACATCGAGCGCTTCGTCGCCGATGTGACGGCCGGGAAGACCGCCAAGGACGAGAAGGTTGGCCCGCGCAAGCGGATTATCGTTCGCGGCGGTGATGGCGCCGCCCGCAAGGTGGTGCGAGACCTATCGGCCGTTTTCAGCTTCGCACAGCGCAGCGAGATCGTGAAGCGCAACCCTTGCGAAACGGCGGCGGTTCGCAAGACCGACAATCGGAGCGAGCGCTATCTAACGCTTGAGGAAATCACTCGTCTGGGCGCTGCCCTGGATGAACTCGAAGCCGAGGGTGTGAACCCCAAAGCCGTCAACATCGCTCGCCTATGGGCGCTCACCGGCTGCCGCCGCGATGAAATCGCCGGATTGCGCTGGTCCGAGTTTCATGCGGATGAGGGCCTGCTGATTCTTGGCGACAGCAAGACCGGCAAGTCACTGCGCCCGCTCGGAGCTGCTGCCGTCGCCCTGCTCAAGAGTATCGATAAGATCGACGGCTCGGATTTCGTCTTCCCAGCCGAACGCGGTGACGGGCATTATCAGGGCATCAAGACGATGTGGAGCAAGGCGATCACCAAGGCGGAGCTGCCCGGCGTTACGCCCCACACACTCCGGCATACGATGGGGTCGACCGCCACCTCGACGGGTGAGGCGCTGGCGCTCACCGGCGCGATCTTGGGACATGAGAATCCGCGTTCTACTGCAATTTACGCTCATGTGCAGACCGACCCGTCCCGTCAAGCGGCAGAGCGCGTCAGCGCAAAAATCGCTGCAGCGCTTGCCGGCAGGTTGGGGAGTGGGGTGGCCTCTTTGCAATCCATCGATGCAGTGGAAATGCTCGTCCGCAGTCTCGTTGAGCAGTTCGCCCAGCGCGGTGTCGATGCGATGCAGATCGCTGCGTTGATGGGCCAAATTGCGCAGGACGAGTAA